The Neoarius graeffei isolate fNeoGra1 chromosome 10, fNeoGra1.pri, whole genome shotgun sequence sequence actaatctttacaaggtgtgtgtgtgtgtttattagagATTATGATTTCAGTGaatagactctctctctctctctctctctctcacacacacacacacacacacacacacacacacacacacacacacacaaggacatACTTTTCTTCTCTTTGTAAAAGTGTATGCACAAATTCAAACACTTGCACAGACGCATCCATGCACacgtagatagagagagagaaaatcagtTGGAGGCAGCGCGAGTCGCACAATCAAGCAGTGAGTCAGTTTGCTCTGAGCATCACTGTGAGAGCTCGTGTCAGACAACAGCACAAGAGGACTTTTAACTAATCTGTGCACCATTCTCTGATCTCATTCATTCACATTTACTTtacacattttcttcttttttattattgtatTCTGTCAGTCATCTGCGTTCATCCTCTCTCTTCATCTTCTTGTTTTATCCACCAACTCTTCTTCTCTGTTTCATTCCACATCTCTCCTTAATAATTTTATCCTCTCTTTCTCTACCCCAATCTCTTTAATTTCCTCAATTTTCCATCTCTTTTTTCTGTGTATACTCATGAACGGATCTTACCATCACATGCTCCTGCGGGACAGCTCTCTGATCAACCTCACAGAAGAAGCAGGATACGAGAATGGGAGCACATCATTGTGGCTGTCCAACAGCAGTGTTGCTCTTCCTCCATCTGGGACGTTGTGCCAGCAAGTTCAGATCCAGGCTGAAGTTTTCCTTGCACTTGGGATTATCAGCCTGTTGGAGAACATCCTGGTCATTTCTGCAGTTGTGAAAAACAAGAACCTCCATTCGCCCATGTACTTCTTCCTCTGCAGCCTGGCAGCGGCGGACATGCTTGTGAGTGTGTCCAATTCCTTGGAGACGATTGTGATCGCTGTTCTTAGAAACAATCTGCTCAAAGTCAATGACTATTTTGTGCGTTTGATGGATAACATTTTCGATTCCATGATTTGTATTTCTCTGGTAGCATCCATTTGTAACCTCCTGGCTATCGCCATTGACCGCTACGTCACTATATTCTACGCGCTACGCTACCACAGCATTGTAACTACACGGCGTGCATTAAGTGCCATCGGCACCATTTGGTTCACCTGCATCATCTGCGGCATCGTCTTCATCATCTACTCCGAGAGCAAGATGGTCATCATTTGTCTAATTACAATGTTCTTTGCAATGCTGGCACTGATGGCAACACTCTATGTTCACATGTTTTTGCTTGCCCGACTCCATATCCAGCGCATTGCTGCATTACCGGCTGCGGCTGTTGCTGCTGGGGATCCGGCGCCACGGCAACAGAGCTGCTTGAAGGGAGCGGTAACTATCAGCATCCTGTTGGGGGTGTTTGTGTGTTGCTGGGCACCTTTCTTCCTCCACCTTATCCTCCTTGTAGCCTGCCCACACCAACCACTCTGCCTATGCTACATGTCACACTTCACCACCTACCTGGTGCTCATCATGTGCAACTCAGTCATCGACCCCATCATCTATGCCTTCCGTAGCCTGGAGATGAGAAAAACCTTTCGAGAGATCTTCTGCTGCTTTGGGACAGGGTGCCCAGCTCTGGCTTGTGAGCGAGAACGAGAgattgagacagagagacagaggaagagaccgCAGAAACAGGAGAAggagagtgagacagagtgaAATGGAAAAGTAGACAGGCagaaaaacacagagagagagagagagagagagagagagagagtggtgagTGCTGCTGTTGGAAAGATGGGGAATTAGTACTTGGCATATCTAGGATGAAGATAATTAAACtaattggtgtgtatgtgtgttctaaaaaaaattataaaataaaaaaaaatccccaggctccactgctctctctctctctctctctctgggtcctTGGCAGTGGTGCATTGTGCTCAGGATGTACATTGTGTACTTCAAGAACATTTCTCCACCAGCTGTTTATCCACTTCTTTATTGCCAATTCACAATGACACAGACCTGGTACAGTAAATAGCTTCTATTGTTATTAAAGGTTAACGCCATCATCACATTGATTAATAAAATGTCTCACAACAGAGAAAAGCTTAATGAGTCACTTCGCATATAATGTAATTTAAGCTCTTGAAGACAATGCAGAAAAtatcttaaaaacaaaacaaaaaaatttatGCATTAATTTACATGTTTCAAATACAATTTATCATCATTATGGATGTGACCTTTATGGAAGACAACACATTTATTTGATTTCTGATGAATCCTTTATTTACGTGATGTAATTATTTGTGCTGTCATGTTTCGAATGTTGACTATGGAAATAAAGCTTGTACACTTAGATGGGAAATACTCTGTGCTCAGGGCTTTCAATGCTCGGCATATTAGTTTTATGCATTACATTCACAATACCCTGCAATTTGTCGCACTAAAAGCCACAGAACATGTTGTTTTCTGTGACCACAAAAATGGAATATAGCAGTTAACCCATGCATGGTGGGTGGTCATGCTGTTTATTCCATTTAAGCCCATCAGATCGAACCCTCCGCGTTTGCTCCAAATTGCTCATTGACTCGACGGATGTTGTTTTGAAATGACTTTCTGCAGCTGACCTATGCcactaaatttttttaaaaagtaattaaTAGTCTAGCTCGGTGTGCTCTGTTAGTGACTTATGACGCAGGGCACCTATTCAGCTCATTCTAGCCTAATGAATAGTGTGGGTGGTCTGTTCTTCATTTCTTAGCAACTTGTTTTTTAAGAAAGGTTTGTTTGTGTGaatacagtatgaagaaaagatgAAGTGCCATCATGGAGAGCAGAGatgaaatttttaaaaataattgcaACAAATGAGGCAATATCCATGTTTTTCACCTTAAGGAATAAAATGGTGGTGCGTATTGtttaaggaaaataatcaattctgATTATTAATGCCATTACCATCCAGAAGTTGATTATTTACCTACCGTATAACTCAACCTGTACATCCTGAAGTGTCCTCTTATGCCACAGCAATTTTCcaacaatttttttctttttatgaatTACTGAATAATGCTTTTTAACATCATGCTGTTTAACCATATGTAATTATATTTAATGCTATAGAGTGTCCATGAAAcaacttcctgttatcacttactgtACATTTTCACAGCTATATACAGTCCGTCTCCCACCAGCCTCAATTTTTTTCTCTATCTTGtatttaataagacaaaaaaatgacCAAGACACCAAAACTTACTGCAACTGATCAATAAAAagcactgaaactggagactccttccataattaAACAACTCCTTACAGAAAGATTCACTATATCAATGATTATGGGTCTTTATTAAGTAATGTGTAGtagtcttagattatgtggagcatctgTGATATGTagagtccctgtgaatgaacttTTATTATAGaggtctttcactgacatcacagatTTTTATTTATCACAGTGTCCCCCATATTGCCAGGCAGACAAAGAAACATAGCtacgacagttaataatgaaaatcgagatgactgcagtcagtacaatctctctgaaatgattaaaaaattagattataccagcagattgcattacatccaaaagctgaaacatgcaggcatcacagatccatataatttacccaccaatgtatttatttattatttattctgcacactgctctctctctccctctctccctctctgtgtgtgtttactgcttcagatgggttaaatgcagaggaggaatttcactgtgcttgagtgtacatgtgacaaaaataaaagtttcttcttaatttacctacagatgtatttattccacttgaagtgtatggcaaaccagctaccggatttgggacattacaatatcctgaactatttagtatttgggacttctaaatacactgaaGCAATGCTAAAcacttaggccccggtcacaccgcccgaactttgctggagcgttccttgaacggtagggaggaggggccgaatttcgacaacgctcgtcaccgcgcacaaaatgggaaaaaaatcgaaaacacgggcgttggcttagcggtgcaccgctgaagctggCGTTGCTTTAgcattggtttagcggtagcgagcgttggtttagcggtgacgcgagcgttggtatagcagcgttctgcgcatgcgggctttggctcggcgggggtataaagttggtttagcaccaatcatagcaagtctctcagcatccatggtgatacagttttactgtaactttgagcaaattcgatatagatgaggtctgaactcaatggcagctcgattccaaatgagctcctggtccatttctccccgtatttatagccaaattctggtcccactCCGACACctttataccaacgccaaaccaaagttcatcgccgccatggatagctgcttcaacgcccgacaccgttccagcaaccccgtgtccgctcgtaaaacactTACAAccactccaccgaagtttgtgcaacgtttaatcgccgcccgggcaacgctggtgaagcagcggtggtccagcgttcaagatttctgcattggcctagcggacccaagcgtccacgaacttgcgtctagcggtgccaaactttgactgggcgttggtggagcgggggtgaactttgccggggcggaaaattgccccctcctcaccgctctcaatattttgtgcagctcaaaacttttggagcggtaggagggcccctcgagaaacatcagtggtggccgagcgtatacggcgttcctttaacgggggccaacttttgttaaatggtggtgaacggttacgagcagtgatgaatttttttcaccgctccaggaacgctccagcaaagttcgggcggtgtgaccggggccttacaaaagtacagacgccgaccaatattttgaggcaggtttcatgccggaatgttatgggaaattcctgataaagaaaaataccttattatgacaaaggtaaactggacttctaatagtaataaacaagccagagcctagatctagcatatttatgggcggcacggtggtgtagtggttagcatggtcgcctcacaacaagaaggttctgggttcaagcccagcagccggcaagg is a genomic window containing:
- the mc3r gene encoding melanocortin receptor 3, which codes for MNGSYHHMLLRDSSLINLTEEAGYENGSTSLWLSNSSVALPPSGTLCQQVQIQAEVFLALGIISLLENILVISAVVKNKNLHSPMYFFLCSLAAADMLVSVSNSLETIVIAVLRNNLLKVNDYFVRLMDNIFDSMICISLVASICNLLAIAIDRYVTIFYALRYHSIVTTRRALSAIGTIWFTCIICGIVFIIYSESKMVIICLITMFFAMLALMATLYVHMFLLARLHIQRIAALPAAAVAAGDPAPRQQSCLKGAVTISILLGVFVCCWAPFFLHLILLVACPHQPLCLCYMSHFTTYLVLIMCNSVIDPIIYAFRSLEMRKTFREIFCCFGTGCPALACEREREIETERQRKRPQKQEKESETE